A single uncultured Acetobacterium sp. DNA region contains:
- the lon gene encoding endopeptidase La codes for MSIEKKEIPEENTDHIGLTEPELFVQEKETLPLIPLRGMSVFPGMVVHFDVGREKSVKALEAAMERDQMAFLVTQKEVIKEDITPDDFYNIGCKVKVKQLLKMPDNLVRVLVEVQERREIAEFESLVPYFLVATKPVRSVYYDTKENRTLIRMIRESFANYMNVTRKVATDLILAMDSLEDPDQLIDIIGANLFLDLEDSQRLIQETDVNKRLVLTYEILVEEVEMIKIEHNIDEKVRSEMYKHQREYYLREQIKVIQNELGEGDVQNELDVYRERLAALDVPDEVRDKVSGELNRLVKVPQGSSEAGLIQTYVEWILDLPWNTLTKETIDVSVARKILDEDHYALKKVKERILEYISVLQLSKSLKSPIICLVGPPGVGKTSIAKSIARALNRKYVRMSLGGMRDEAEIRGHRRTYIGAIPGRIIYNIKKCGTRNPLFLLDEIDKLGQDFNGDPASALLEVLDPEQNNTFTDHYLELPFDLSQVLFLTTANSLSTIPRPLLDRMEIIDVNGYVESEKVEIAQRYLIPKQLEIHGLKKSTCKFSEAVIKNTIEYYTRESGVRELERKIAQICRVAAKEIVEKKKKSISITQKNLEKFLGKHCYSFDTVGNKKEVGLVNGLAWTPVGGDTLQIEVIVVDGTGKIEITGQLGDVMKESIKAGISYIRSQASVLGIESDFYTKKDIHLHVPEGAVPKDGPSAGITVTTALISSLTNVPVPQNLAMTGEITLSGRVLPIGGLREKLTAAHRAGIKEIILPKENEKDLEDVPSVVLEALHIQSVSKMSEVTEIVFKQLQ; via the coding sequence TTGAGTATCGAAAAAAAAGAAATTCCAGAAGAAAACACCGACCATATAGGACTGACTGAACCGGAATTATTTGTTCAGGAAAAAGAAACCTTACCACTAATACCACTTCGTGGGATGAGTGTGTTTCCAGGCATGGTGGTTCATTTTGATGTTGGCCGGGAAAAATCTGTAAAAGCTTTGGAAGCAGCCATGGAAAGAGATCAGATGGCGTTTTTGGTTACCCAAAAAGAAGTGATTAAGGAAGACATCACTCCGGATGATTTCTATAATATTGGTTGTAAGGTCAAGGTCAAACAGCTATTAAAAATGCCGGATAATCTTGTCCGGGTTTTAGTAGAAGTACAGGAAAGACGTGAAATTGCTGAATTTGAAAGTCTGGTTCCATACTTTTTAGTAGCAACTAAACCGGTACGATCTGTCTATTATGATACCAAAGAAAATCGTACATTAATACGAATGATTCGCGAATCATTTGCTAATTACATGAATGTGACCCGAAAAGTTGCCACAGATCTGATTCTGGCAATGGATTCTTTGGAAGACCCTGATCAGCTGATTGACATCATTGGTGCCAACTTGTTCCTTGATTTGGAAGATAGTCAGCGCTTAATTCAGGAAACCGATGTGAATAAACGTCTGGTGCTCACCTACGAAATCTTAGTCGAAGAAGTAGAAATGATTAAAATCGAACACAATATCGACGAGAAAGTCCGTAGTGAGATGTACAAGCATCAGCGCGAATATTATCTACGAGAACAGATAAAAGTTATTCAGAATGAATTGGGCGAAGGTGATGTTCAAAATGAACTGGACGTCTACCGGGAACGGCTAGCCGCCCTGGATGTGCCCGATGAAGTTCGGGACAAGGTATCAGGGGAGCTCAATCGATTGGTAAAAGTCCCGCAGGGCTCTTCGGAAGCTGGCCTGATTCAGACTTATGTAGAATGGATACTGGATCTTCCCTGGAATACCTTGACCAAAGAAACCATCGATGTTTCAGTAGCCAGAAAAATATTAGATGAAGATCATTATGCATTAAAGAAGGTCAAGGAACGTATTCTCGAGTACATTTCGGTTTTGCAACTTTCAAAAAGTTTGAAATCGCCCATAATTTGTCTAGTAGGCCCTCCGGGAGTTGGTAAAACTTCCATCGCAAAATCCATCGCTCGGGCTCTCAATCGTAAATATGTACGAATGTCTTTAGGCGGAATGCGTGATGAAGCCGAGATCCGAGGACATCGCCGCACCTATATCGGCGCGATCCCGGGACGGATTATTTACAACATCAAAAAATGCGGAACTAGAAATCCATTATTTCTGCTGGATGAAATTGATAAATTAGGTCAGGACTTTAATGGCGACCCGGCCTCAGCTCTGCTGGAAGTTTTAGATCCTGAACAGAATAATACCTTTACGGATCACTATTTAGAACTGCCATTTGATTTATCTCAGGTATTGTTTTTAACCACTGCTAACTCGTTGTCGACAATTCCAAGACCGTTGCTGGACCGGATGGAAATTATTGATGTTAACGGCTATGTTGAAAGTGAAAAAGTTGAAATTGCTCAACGTTACCTCATTCCCAAGCAATTGGAAATTCACGGACTGAAAAAATCAACTTGTAAGTTCAGTGAAGCGGTGATAAAGAATACCATCGAGTATTATACCAGAGAGTCTGGCGTGCGAGAACTGGAACGAAAAATTGCCCAGATCTGTCGCGTGGCGGCCAAAGAAATTGTCGAAAAAAAGAAAAAAAGCATCAGTATCACACAAAAAAACCTTGAAAAATTTTTAGGAAAGCATTGCTATTCATTTGATACTGTCGGTAATAAAAAAGAAGTGGGTCTGGTAAATGGTCTGGCCTGGACACCCGTTGGGGGTGATACCCTGCAAATTGAAGTGATTGTTGTCGATGGCACCGGAAAAATTGAAATCACCGGTCAATTGGGTGATGTTATGAAAGAGTCGATCAAAGCTGGAATCAGTTATATTCGTTCTCAGGCAAGCGTTTTGGGAATCGAATCTGATTTCTACACGAAGAAGGATATTCATTTACATGTGCCGGAAGGGGCAGTACCTAAAGATGGTCCTTCAGCGGGGATTACCGTCACAACGGCACTTATTTCATCGCTTACTAATGTACCCGTACCACAAAACTTGGCCATGACCGGGGAAATAACCTTAAGTGGTCGAGTTTTGCCAATTGGCGGACTTCGTGAAAAACTAACGGCTGCTCATCGCGCCGGTATTAAAGAAATTATTTTACCAAAAGAAAATGAAAAAGACCTGGAAGATGTTCCAAGTGTTGTATTGGAGGCTTTACATATTCAGTCTGTTTCAAAAATGAGCGAAGTCACAGAGATCGTCTTTAAACAACTACAATAG
- the yihA gene encoding ribosome biogenesis GTP-binding protein YihA/YsxC, with protein MKVTKAEIVISAVAEAQYPDDNLPEIVLLGRSNVGKSTFVNTLIERRSLARTSSQPGKTQTMNFYRINDLFHFVDMPGYGYAKASKTEREKWGKMIEKYLRNRENAVMIFQLIDSRHEPSEDDLLMYEWLVHYGLNPMIIGTKADKISKTNQKKSISHIARALNLRSDREVILFSAETKLGKEEVWEHIERVLK; from the coding sequence ATGAAAGTAACAAAAGCGGAGATTGTTATCAGTGCGGTGGCGGAAGCTCAGTATCCTGATGACAATCTGCCTGAAATAGTCTTGCTGGGGCGTTCAAATGTTGGGAAATCAACTTTTGTCAATACCTTGATTGAACGTCGAAGTCTGGCACGAACCAGTTCCCAACCGGGAAAAACTCAAACGATGAATTTTTATCGGATCAATGACCTGTTTCATTTTGTCGATATGCCCGGCTATGGATATGCTAAGGCATCTAAAACAGAGCGTGAAAAATGGGGAAAGATGATTGAGAAGTATCTCAGAAATCGAGAAAATGCGGTGATGATTTTTCAACTGATTGACTCACGGCATGAACCTTCTGAAGATGATCTGTTGATGTATGAATGGTTGGTACACTATGGTTTGAATCCAATGATTATTGGCACTAAGGCTGATAAAATTTCGAAAACGAATCAAAAAAAGTCAATTAGTCATATTGCCAGAGCCTTAAATCTAAGAAGTGATCGGGAAGTGATTCTGTTTTCGGCTGAAACAAAGCTGGGAAAAGAAGAAGTGTGGGAACACATCGAGAGAGTATTAAAATAA
- the queG gene encoding tRNA epoxyqueuosine(34) reductase QueG codes for MTEEKIRKLAKQIGIDLIGFFSTEPLTECLPYLIRRDEAGFSTGFEGGPPQERIDYQKQFPSVKAGIVIGISNYQQLEIPDDKKIRTKLASVSWGKDYHQVVKFRMNQLMNTINSEQEKNQKPLINYKLFVDNSPLVDRGSAYRAGLGFFGKNNCLINDKLGSNFFIGQILLDYEILFAPSAPIENGCKECRRCLDACPNGALGEGFSLNPSKCISYLTQKKVLLPEEASRITTYLYGCDICQQVCPYNQNLPETSEESFWIDAETANPPIDEILILTNKSFKIEFGKTASGWRGKNVLIRNAQLIKKNKLKND; via the coding sequence ATGACTGAAGAAAAAATTCGGAAGTTGGCCAAACAGATTGGAATAGACTTGATTGGCTTTTTTTCAACTGAACCCCTGACAGAGTGTCTGCCATATTTAATCAGGCGCGATGAAGCCGGCTTTTCAACCGGTTTCGAAGGCGGGCCACCGCAGGAACGGATTGATTATCAAAAGCAGTTTCCCTCTGTAAAAGCCGGAATTGTTATCGGGATTAGTAATTATCAGCAATTAGAAATACCTGATGATAAAAAAATAAGAACCAAGCTGGCATCAGTTTCCTGGGGAAAAGATTATCATCAAGTTGTGAAGTTTCGGATGAATCAATTAATGAATACGATCAACTCTGAACAAGAAAAAAATCAAAAGCCGTTAATAAATTACAAGCTTTTTGTTGATAATAGCCCTTTGGTCGATCGAGGATCAGCTTACCGAGCTGGTTTGGGATTTTTCGGAAAAAACAACTGTCTCATTAATGATAAACTCGGTTCAAATTTCTTTATTGGCCAAATTCTTTTGGACTACGAAATTTTATTTGCGCCGTCAGCTCCCATTGAGAATGGCTGCAAAGAATGCCGACGCTGCCTTGATGCCTGTCCCAATGGCGCTTTAGGAGAAGGTTTTAGTTTGAACCCATCTAAATGTATTTCCTATCTTACCCAAAAGAAAGTGCTGTTACCGGAAGAAGCGTCACGGATTACCACCTATCTTTACGGATGTGATATCTGTCAGCAGGTGTGTCCCTATAATCAGAATTTACCGGAAACAAGTGAAGAGTCTTTTTGGATCGACGCCGAAACTGCCAATCCGCCGATTGATGAGATTTTGATACTGACGAATAAATCATTTAAAATTGAGTTTGGAAAAACCGCTAGTGGTTGGCGGGGGAAAAATGTTCTGATACGAAATGCGCAGTTAATCAAAAAAAATAAATTAAAGAATGATTAA
- the gltX gene encoding glutamate--tRNA ligase, with amino-acid sequence MVRDRFAPSPTGNVHVGSLRTALYNYLYAKKMGGKFLLRLEDTDQTRLEAGAVENLLDALNLTGVIPDEGLQKINGTVTQAGAHGPYIQSERLNIYKKYIDILLEKGQAYYCFCSKERLEEVRNAQKEKGETPRYDGKCRELAKTEIDANLEAGLPYTIRLKLPENHSIRFDDMVRGVIEMNTNDLDDQVLLKADGFPTYHMAVVVDDHLMEITHVIRGEEWLPSTPKHVYLYECFGWDPPHFVHLPNILNDDRKKLSKRQGDVSVGDFLAKGYLPEALVNFLALLGWSPETEQEIFSMEELVEAFDLSRVNKSGAIFDRAKLNWMNAHYIKELPIDRLVNHLTPFLVQAGLLGSDEVQCKQDWLIKIAELLRDRIEYFAQAPQELEVILNSDIVITDPEALALLQEESSKRLFEAIVTKIEASDTLDADRGKAILKEIQKEEKIKGKLLYMPSRIMITGEMHGPDLTLIMDVLGKDAVLTRIKSAASFMK; translated from the coding sequence ATGGTACGAGATCGTTTTGCACCGAGTCCAACGGGAAATGTTCATGTTGGAAGCTTACGGACAGCACTATATAATTATTTATATGCAAAAAAAATGGGTGGCAAATTTTTGTTACGCCTTGAAGATACGGATCAGACACGGCTTGAAGCAGGAGCGGTGGAAAATTTGCTTGATGCACTTAATCTGACTGGTGTGATTCCAGATGAAGGTTTGCAAAAAATAAATGGTACAGTAACACAAGCAGGCGCGCATGGCCCTTATATCCAATCGGAGCGGCTGAATATTTATAAAAAATATATTGATATTCTGCTGGAAAAGGGACAGGCTTATTACTGTTTTTGTTCAAAAGAGCGATTGGAAGAAGTTCGAAATGCTCAAAAAGAAAAGGGTGAAACACCTCGCTATGATGGTAAATGCCGGGAACTGGCAAAAACAGAAATTGATGCAAATCTTGAAGCAGGTTTACCCTATACGATCCGATTGAAATTGCCAGAAAACCATAGTATCCGTTTTGACGATATGGTTAGAGGCGTAATCGAAATGAATACCAATGACCTCGATGATCAGGTATTACTAAAGGCAGACGGCTTTCCCACCTACCATATGGCCGTGGTGGTTGACGATCACTTGATGGAAATTACTCATGTTATCCGGGGTGAGGAATGGTTGCCTTCGACTCCAAAACATGTCTATTTATATGAGTGTTTTGGTTGGGATCCACCGCATTTTGTGCATTTGCCAAATATTCTAAATGATGATCGGAAAAAACTGAGTAAACGTCAAGGTGACGTGTCGGTGGGAGATTTTCTGGCTAAAGGATACCTACCGGAAGCGCTGGTAAACTTCTTAGCCCTTTTGGGCTGGAGCCCTGAGACAGAGCAGGAGATATTCTCGATGGAAGAATTGGTGGAAGCATTTGATCTTTCCAGAGTTAATAAATCAGGTGCCATTTTTGATCGGGCCAAGTTAAATTGGATGAACGCTCATTATATCAAAGAATTACCGATTGACAGACTTGTCAATCATTTAACCCCATTTTTAGTGCAAGCAGGACTGTTGGGATCAGATGAAGTACAATGCAAACAAGATTGGTTAATTAAAATAGCAGAACTCTTACGAGACCGAATTGAATATTTTGCCCAGGCACCACAGGAGTTGGAAGTTATTCTAAACAGCGATATTGTTATTACAGATCCGGAGGCTCTGGCATTATTGCAGGAAGAATCATCCAAGCGGCTGTTTGAGGCGATCGTCACAAAAATCGAAGCATCAGATACTCTTGATGCGGACAGAGGAAAAGCGATCTTAAAAGAAATTCAAAAAGAAGAAAAAATTAAAGGAAAACTGCTTTACATGCCTAGTCGAATCATGATTACCGGGGAAATGCATGGTCCCGATCTAACATTAATCATGGATGTTCTGGGAAAAGATGCGGTCTTGACTCGGATCAAATCAGCAGCATCTTTTATGAAATAA
- the secD gene encoding protein translocase subunit SecD, with protein sequence MNERKIDKKSVAEFILVIALIIATGYVLFFGVTIGVYDIGNISKNINYGLDLTGGVNVVLEAESTDGDAVTSEKIDSAILTIRQRIDSIGVSEPTIIKQGDNRIRVSIPSVTDQNEALDLIGKTAQLEFLAPDGSVILTGKDVTDSKGVMQKDNSGIESAVVTLKFNEEGTKLFADATQKYIGQVIQIKLDDEVISSPTVNVAITNGEAVIEGMADITEAGNLASLIRGGALPVKLTPVEIRTIGPTLGQDSLNDSIYAGIIGIGLVLIFMLVMYRGLGFLADLALIIFIMIVLTVMSVMNVTLTLPGIAGLILTVGVAVDANVIIFSRIREEARLGKSLMTAIDNGFSKAFGTILDSNVTTLIAGFVLFFMGTGSVQGFAVTLILGIVVSMFTAIVITKKLVKLLVKTGLFNSNAFYGI encoded by the coding sequence ATGAACGAACGAAAAATTGACAAAAAAAGCGTCGCTGAGTTTATCCTTGTAATTGCACTTATTATTGCTACTGGTTATGTTTTGTTCTTTGGCGTGACAATTGGAGTTTACGACATCGGAAATATCAGCAAGAATATTAATTATGGTTTGGATTTAACAGGTGGGGTTAACGTGGTGCTTGAAGCAGAAAGCACTGACGGTGATGCGGTTACTTCTGAAAAAATAGATTCTGCTATTTTAACCATCCGCCAACGGATTGACTCCATTGGTGTTTCAGAACCGACAATCATCAAACAAGGTGATAATCGGATCCGTGTTTCCATTCCATCGGTAACAGATCAGAATGAAGCATTAGATCTGATTGGTAAAACGGCTCAGCTAGAGTTTTTAGCGCCCGATGGATCAGTAATCTTAACTGGGAAAGACGTCACGGATTCTAAGGGTGTTATGCAGAAAGATAACTCGGGAATTGAAAGTGCTGTGGTTACCTTAAAATTCAATGAAGAAGGCACGAAGCTTTTTGCTGATGCAACCCAAAAATATATTGGTCAGGTTATTCAGATTAAACTGGATGATGAAGTGATCTCATCACCAACAGTAAATGTTGCCATTACGAATGGCGAAGCCGTCATTGAAGGAATGGCAGATATCACTGAAGCCGGTAATCTGGCCTCATTGATTCGTGGTGGAGCACTTCCGGTAAAACTGACACCGGTTGAAATTCGAACCATTGGACCTACTTTGGGACAAGATTCATTAAATGATAGTATTTATGCTGGTATTATTGGGATAGGTCTGGTACTTATCTTTATGCTGGTTATGTATCGGGGCTTGGGCTTCTTGGCAGATCTGGCACTGATTATTTTTATTATGATTGTTTTAACGGTTATGTCGGTGATGAATGTCACGCTGACCCTGCCGGGGATTGCCGGGCTCATTCTAACAGTCGGGGTGGCAGTTGATGCCAATGTTATTATTTTCTCCCGAATAAGAGAAGAAGCCAGGTTGGGGAAATCCCTGATGACTGCCATTGATAATGGTTTTTCAAAAGCTTTTGGGACTATTTTAGATTCAAACGTAACGACACTGATTGCCGGATTTGTACTTTTCTTTATGGGAACAGGAAGCGTTCAAGGTTTTGCGGTTACGTTGATTTTAGGGATCGTCGTAAGTATGTTTACAGCGATTGTTATAACAAAAAAACTTGTGAAATTATTAGTAAAAACAGGCTTATTTAACAGTAATGCCTTTTACGGAATATAG
- the secF gene encoding protein translocase subunit SecF produces the protein MKRIPVAEKCKIWFAISLVLITISLGSLMIQGLNFGIDFVGGTIVTMELNTTFENADARAIVDKFDTEADITYAGDAKTQIIITTKESLTKEESQELFAGFKEKYNLQDTNLLSVDSVNASIGAEMATKSILAVTVAVVLMLIYIWFRFEFLFGLTAIFALIHDLIVVLGVYSVFQIQVNSPFIAAILTILGYSIMDTVVVFDRIRENRPKFGRYAYADLVDTSVTQTIGRSINTSMTTFIAITALYIFGVPAIQDFALPLMVGIICGTYSSIFNASALWYVIKEYRHKKQVSANA, from the coding sequence ATGAAAAGAATACCAGTTGCAGAAAAATGTAAAATTTGGTTTGCCATCTCTTTGGTACTAATTACGATCAGTTTAGGCTCTCTGATGATCCAGGGGTTGAATTTTGGGATTGATTTTGTCGGTGGAACCATTGTCACCATGGAACTCAATACAACCTTTGAAAATGCTGATGCCCGAGCCATTGTTGATAAATTTGACACAGAAGCCGATATTACATATGCCGGCGATGCTAAAACGCAAATTATTATTACCACAAAAGAAAGTTTGACAAAAGAAGAAAGTCAGGAATTGTTTGCAGGTTTTAAAGAAAAGTATAACTTACAGGATACTAACTTATTATCTGTGGATTCGGTAAACGCTTCTATTGGAGCGGAAATGGCGACTAAATCGATTCTGGCAGTAACCGTTGCAGTGGTCTTAATGTTGATTTATATTTGGTTTCGGTTTGAATTTTTATTTGGGCTCACCGCTATTTTTGCTTTGATCCACGATTTAATTGTGGTATTGGGGGTCTATTCAGTTTTCCAGATTCAGGTAAACTCACCATTTATTGCGGCCATTTTGACAATTCTAGGGTACTCAATCATGGATACTGTGGTTGTATTTGACCGTATTCGTGAGAATCGGCCCAAATTTGGAAGATATGCTTACGCAGATTTAGTAGATACCAGTGTTACCCAAACCATTGGACGAAGTATTAACACATCAATGACAACATTTATTGCCATAACAGCCCTCTATATCTTTGGCGTTCCCGCAATTCAGGATTTTGCATTACCGTTAATGGTTGGAATCATTTGTGGAACATACTCTTCAATTTTTAATGCCAGTGCTTTATGGTATGTCATTAAGGAATATCGACACAAAAAACAAGTCAGTGCGAATGCATAA
- the recJ gene encoding single-stranded-DNA-specific exonuclease RecJ, with the protein MTIKTNWIRRQQRSPIKPNHNEAVFKNELKEKLGLSPFLIEILINRDCSSIEETKRFLNPTTSDLHDPFLFKDMEKVVNRILQAKEHNEMICLYGDYDADGTIGTSILFKYMKTHGFNISYFIPNRLITGYGLHQTPLEDIIDSGVSLLITIDNGISANEQVEFCNAHSLDVIITDHHECHGTLPNALGIINPKLPDTAYPFKELCGAGVAFKLLQALCLATETAIDYQEFIECVALATVADLVPLQDENRCFVSLGLNYLNQCPKNPGIRALIEVSELSELKAWHFGFVLGPKINAAGRLGEANKIVELLTNEDQEKITNLAKFLSEENRKRQELEAQILESALEKVQSQNLDEEDVLIVVGENWHSGVIGIVASRIQDKYFKPVIIISIENGVGKASCRSVEGFNIFEALQSASDLFLSFGGHEQAAGFSINEENIEIMSEKIINYGKMVELQRHLVKKIYYDTEISEDEIYWNLYEELLQIEPCGLGNPGVQFVINEPKIISMGTMGKENNHLRVALKNDLRGVGFNLGFFYLSRPDLMASNYAGIQLLARLDMNEFRGKKSLQLLIKDIKQNPIWQIDSAMRLVRTIVKEDNPKEVISTAKNDVCFKDLQVELKIIRTIYQLLKKSAESGLPLQNTTEISQWPSPYHLLMSCEILREAGLLAYRINDGMIFSKIIATTEKKDIQNTKLMIKLEKMIND; encoded by the coding sequence ATGACAATAAAAACAAACTGGATACGACGGCAGCAGCGTTCACCCATAAAACCGAATCATAACGAAGCAGTTTTTAAGAATGAATTGAAAGAGAAATTAGGATTGAGTCCATTTTTAATTGAGATTCTGATTAATCGCGATTGCTCGTCAATTGAGGAAACCAAACGGTTTCTTAATCCGACCACGTCCGACCTGCATGATCCCTTTTTATTTAAAGATATGGAAAAGGTCGTCAATCGGATTCTTCAAGCTAAAGAACATAATGAGATGATATGTCTCTATGGAGATTATGATGCTGACGGAACCATTGGGACTTCAATCTTATTTAAGTACATGAAAACCCATGGATTCAATATTTCTTACTTTATTCCCAATCGGTTGATAACAGGTTATGGACTTCATCAAACCCCGCTTGAAGATATTATCGATTCTGGGGTTTCATTACTGATTACGATTGACAATGGCATTTCGGCAAATGAACAGGTCGAGTTTTGCAATGCCCACAGCTTGGACGTTATTATTACGGATCATCATGAATGTCATGGAACGCTTCCCAATGCATTGGGAATCATCAATCCCAAGCTGCCAGATACAGCCTATCCATTTAAAGAACTATGTGGAGCAGGGGTGGCGTTTAAACTGCTACAGGCTTTATGTTTGGCAACAGAAACTGCGATTGATTATCAGGAGTTTATTGAATGTGTGGCATTGGCAACAGTAGCAGATCTGGTTCCGCTTCAGGATGAAAACCGATGTTTTGTTTCATTGGGACTAAATTATTTAAATCAATGCCCTAAAAATCCGGGAATCCGTGCGTTAATCGAAGTGAGTGAATTATCAGAGCTGAAAGCATGGCATTTTGGTTTTGTATTAGGTCCCAAAATAAATGCTGCCGGTCGCTTGGGAGAAGCAAATAAGATTGTCGAATTGCTGACAAATGAGGATCAGGAAAAAATCACAAATCTGGCAAAATTTTTAAGTGAAGAAAATCGGAAACGTCAGGAATTAGAAGCTCAGATTCTGGAAAGTGCCTTAGAAAAAGTTCAATCCCAAAATCTTGATGAAGAGGATGTTCTTATTGTTGTTGGAGAAAATTGGCACTCCGGGGTTATCGGAATCGTGGCAAGCCGCATTCAGGATAAATATTTTAAACCGGTGATTATTATCAGTATTGAAAACGGTGTGGGTAAAGCTTCATGCAGAAGTGTGGAGGGGTTTAACATTTTTGAGGCGCTACAATCTGCCAGTGATTTATTTCTTAGTTTTGGAGGACATGAACAAGCAGCTGGATTCAGCATTAATGAAGAGAACATTGAAATAATGTCAGAGAAAATTATCAACTATGGCAAAATGGTGGAACTCCAGCGGCATCTGGTGAAAAAAATCTATTATGATACCGAAATCTCCGAAGATGAAATTTACTGGAATTTGTATGAAGAACTGCTTCAAATTGAACCTTGCGGGCTTGGAAATCCGGGGGTCCAATTTGTCATAAACGAGCCGAAAATCATCTCAATGGGAACGATGGGAAAGGAAAACAACCATTTGCGGGTTGCATTAAAAAATGATTTGCGTGGCGTTGGATTTAACTTAGGATTTTTTTATTTAAGTCGGCCAGATCTGATGGCTTCAAATTATGCGGGTATTCAACTCTTAGCTCGATTGGATATGAATGAATTTCGCGGAAAAAAAAGCTTGCAGCTGTTGATCAAAGATATTAAACAAAATCCCATTTGGCAAATTGATTCAGCGATGAGACTGGTCAGAACGATTGTAAAAGAAGATAATCCCAAAGAAGTGATTAGTACAGCAAAAAACGATGTTTGTTTTAAAGATTTGCAGGTAGAATTGAAAATAATCAGAACAATCTATCAGTTGCTTAAAAAGTCTGCTGAATCCGGTTTGCCACTGCAAAACACTACCGAAATTAGCCAATGGCCTTCACCTTATCACTTATTGATGTCCTGTGAAATACTCAGAGAAGCAGGATTACTTGCTTACCGAATAAATGATGGGATGATTTTTTCTAAAATAATAGCTACCACGGAAAAAAAGGATATTCAAAACACGAAACTAATGATAAAATTAGAAAAAATGATTAATGATTGA
- a CDS encoding adenine phosphoribosyltransferase — translation MDLKENIGIYEDFPKEGISFKDINSLILNPKAFQYVINEMTKVAKALDANIVVIPEARGYIFGTPLAYLIGAGLVPIRKPGKLPGEITSEAYDLEYGSNIVEIQRNAIKPGDRVIIVDDLLATGGTLKAATKLIENLGGEVSGIITLIELTELGGRDLLKNYFVHSIVTYPY, via the coding sequence ATGGATCTAAAAGAGAATATTGGTATTTATGAAGATTTTCCAAAAGAAGGCATTAGCTTTAAAGACATTAACAGCCTGATTTTAAACCCCAAGGCCTTTCAATATGTTATTAACGAAATGACAAAGGTTGCAAAAGCACTTGATGCCAACATAGTGGTTATACCAGAAGCGAGGGGCTACATCTTTGGTACGCCACTGGCTTATTTAATTGGAGCAGGTCTGGTGCCGATTCGAAAACCGGGTAAACTACCGGGTGAAATCACTTCAGAAGCTTATGATCTGGAATATGGATCAAATATTGTGGAGATCCAAAGAAATGCCATCAAGCCCGGCGATCGGGTTATTATCGTGGATGATTTATTAGCCACCGGCGGAACCCTAAAAGCAGCTACTAAACTGATTGAAAATCTGGGTGGTGAGGTATCGGGGATTATTACTCTCATCGAACTGACTGAATTAGGTGGTCGTGATTTACTCAAAAACTATTTTGTTCACTCAATTGTGACCTACCCCTACTAA